One part of the Methylobacterium terrae genome encodes these proteins:
- a CDS encoding hybrid-cluster NAD(P)-dependent oxidoreductase, giving the protein MNSVPASTEPAASRLAATASWDAEADDALVCLAVRDETHDVKTFVLAPSGPRLFAYAPGQFLAFAFEIGAETIHRCYTISSAPTRPHALSITVKRVPGGPVSNWLHDTLKPGDTVRALGPMGDFSCFTHPAQKYLLLSGGSGVTPMMAMARTFHDLGGNRDVAFVHSARSPADIVFRGELETMARLDPAFRFHAVCEADAPDEAWAGPKGRLTLETLSAAVPDLPEREVFVCGPKPYMDAVRAMLREAGFDMARHHEESFDFGALPEAEQQAAAEAGRTLDAESSAEAEAAPAAVRTFRVEFAKTRRVLDCPEDSTVLDAARKAGIRLPSSCAKGLCGTCKSKVTKGTVSMTHAGGIRQREIDAGMALLCCSKPTSDLVVER; this is encoded by the coding sequence ATGAATTCGGTCCCCGCCTCGACCGAGCCGGCCGCCTCACGCCTCGCGGCCACAGCCTCCTGGGACGCGGAGGCCGACGACGCCCTGGTCTGCCTCGCGGTGCGCGACGAGACGCACGACGTGAAGACCTTCGTGCTCGCTCCCTCCGGGCCCCGGCTCTTCGCCTACGCGCCGGGCCAGTTCCTGGCCTTCGCCTTCGAGATCGGGGCCGAGACGATCCACCGCTGCTACACGATCTCCTCGGCACCGACCCGGCCGCACGCCCTGTCGATCACCGTCAAGCGCGTCCCCGGCGGTCCGGTCTCGAACTGGCTGCACGACACGCTGAAACCCGGCGACACCGTGCGGGCGCTCGGGCCGATGGGTGATTTCTCCTGCTTCACCCATCCGGCGCAAAAGTACCTGCTCCTGTCGGGCGGCAGCGGCGTGACGCCGATGATGGCGATGGCGCGCACCTTCCACGACCTCGGCGGGAATCGCGACGTCGCCTTCGTGCATTCCGCCCGCAGCCCGGCCGACATCGTGTTCCGGGGCGAACTCGAGACGATGGCCCGGCTCGATCCCGCCTTCCGCTTCCACGCGGTCTGCGAGGCCGATGCGCCGGACGAGGCCTGGGCGGGGCCGAAGGGCCGCCTCACCCTCGAGACCTTGAGCGCGGCGGTGCCGGACTTGCCGGAGCGCGAGGTCTTCGTCTGCGGGCCGAAGCCCTACATGGACGCCGTGCGGGCGATGCTGCGCGAGGCCGGCTTCGACATGGCCCGGCACCACGAGGAGAGCTTCGACTTCGGCGCCCTGCCGGAGGCCGAGCAGCAGGCCGCCGCGGAAGCCGGCCGGACCCTCGATGCCGAATCCTCGGCCGAGGCGGAGGCCGCGCCCGCCGCGGTGCGGACGTTCCGGGTCGAGTTCGCCAAGACCCGCCGGGTGCTCGACTGCCCGGAGGACTCGACGGTCCTCGACGCCGCCCGCAAGGCCGGCATCCGGCTGCCCTCCTCCTGCGCCAAGGGCCTGTGCGGCACCTGCAAGTCGAAGGTCACCAAGGGCACCGTCTCCATGACCCATGCGGGCGGCATCCGCCAGCGCGAGATCGATGCCGGCATGGCGCTCTTGTGCTGCTCCAAGCCGACCAGCGACCTCGTCGTCGAGCGCTGA
- a CDS encoding electron transfer flavoprotein subunit beta, whose product MNIAVLLSAGRHPVSGAAVLPRLEAQAIRIAAGLGEAYGLHAGPDAAAIADALGQGLGRIAHIALPEGVDPVPALAARLAAAAPDLVLAGRRGQGGDESGFVPYALAAALDRPLVPDVLAVARGDAAGTLRLDQSLGRGALRRVVVRGPVIATVHPDAPAPLAYAFGQARRGSIDPCGLIDPCGSSDSLGTAGADAAAAPAVPVEERPYRRRPKLVKGAPAGGSAAERLKAATGESGAAATGRLLVDPDPEEAAREILAYLRRIGVVAPPAPRPNP is encoded by the coding sequence GTGAACATCGCCGTGCTTCTCTCCGCCGGCCGCCACCCGGTCTCCGGCGCGGCCGTGCTGCCCCGGCTCGAGGCCCAGGCGATCCGGATCGCCGCCGGGCTCGGGGAAGCCTACGGCCTGCATGCCGGGCCGGATGCCGCCGCGATCGCCGACGCCCTCGGCCAGGGGCTCGGGCGCATCGCGCACATCGCGCTGCCCGAGGGCGTCGATCCGGTGCCGGCGCTCGCCGCACGGCTCGCCGCGGCGGCGCCCGACCTCGTGCTCGCCGGGCGCCGCGGCCAGGGCGGCGACGAGAGCGGGTTCGTTCCCTACGCGCTCGCGGCGGCGCTCGACCGCCCGCTGGTTCCCGACGTGCTCGCGGTCGCGCGCGGCGACGCGGCCGGGACCCTGCGCCTCGACCAGAGCCTCGGCCGCGGCGCCCTGCGGCGGGTCGTGGTGCGCGGGCCGGTCATCGCGACGGTGCATCCCGACGCGCCGGCGCCGCTCGCCTACGCGTTCGGGCAGGCCCGGCGCGGATCGATCGATCCGTGCGGATTGATCGATCCGTGTGGATCGAGCGATTCCCTCGGAACGGCCGGTGCCGATGCCGCCGCGGCGCCGGCCGTCCCGGTGGAGGAGCGGCCCTACCGCCGCCGGCCCAAGCTCGTGAAGGGGGCGCCCGCCGGAGGCTCGGCGGCGGAGCGGCTCAAGGCGGCGACCGGCGAATCCGGCGCGGCGGCGACCGGGCGCCTCCTCGTCGATCCCGATCCGGAGGAGGCGGCGCGCGAGATCCTGGCCTATCTGCGGCGGATCGGCGTCGTCGCGCCGCCGGCCCCCCGCCCGAACCCGTGA
- a CDS encoding NADH:flavin oxidoreductase, giving the protein MPDLFSPFTLKDVTLRNRIVMSPMTMYRSPPDGTVTDFHLMLVGSRAAGGFGLVFPEQIAIQPDGRTSTACAGLWDDAQIEGLARINRLVKDMGAVPAIQLGHTGRKGSENRPWDDPRRQYPPDHPQGWPVRGPSALPYGGRFQHPVHAMSVAEIREVHAAYAAAARRAAEAGFEWLELHFAHGYLGASFFSPLANKRTDAYGGPLENRARFHLEAIDAVRAVWPERLPLTMRLGSDDLHEDGVQFEDSVTAIGWMKERGLDLADLSVGLNTDDMRAPPFKQLAFMVERGARVRRECGLPVGVSWNLGVPAEADRVIREELVDLVFIGRPALANPHWPVWAARELGHPDPFSLVPEDWAWWLRNFRASPDAIGWPPVPAPSGPAA; this is encoded by the coding sequence ATGCCCGACCTGTTCAGCCCGTTCACCCTCAAGGACGTCACCCTGCGCAACCGCATCGTCATGTCGCCGATGACGATGTACCGCTCGCCGCCGGACGGCACGGTGACCGACTTCCACCTGATGCTGGTCGGCTCGCGGGCCGCCGGCGGGTTCGGGCTGGTCTTTCCCGAGCAGATCGCCATCCAGCCCGACGGGCGCACCTCGACGGCCTGCGCCGGCCTGTGGGACGACGCGCAGATCGAGGGGCTGGCGCGCATCAACCGCCTGGTGAAGGACATGGGCGCGGTGCCGGCGATCCAGCTCGGCCATACCGGGCGCAAAGGGAGCGAGAACCGCCCCTGGGACGATCCGCGCCGGCAATACCCGCCCGATCACCCGCAGGGCTGGCCGGTGCGCGGGCCCTCCGCCCTGCCCTACGGCGGCCGCTTCCAGCATCCGGTCCACGCGATGTCGGTGGCCGAGATCCGGGAGGTCCACGCGGCCTACGCGGCGGCCGCGCGCCGCGCCGCCGAGGCGGGATTCGAGTGGCTCGAGCTGCACTTCGCCCACGGCTATCTCGGCGCGAGCTTCTTCTCGCCGCTGGCGAACAAGCGCACCGACGCCTATGGCGGCCCGCTCGAGAACCGGGCCCGCTTCCACCTGGAGGCGATCGACGCCGTGAGGGCGGTCTGGCCCGAGCGCCTGCCCCTGACGATGCGCCTGGGCTCCGACGACCTGCACGAGGACGGGGTCCAGTTCGAGGACTCGGTGACCGCGATCGGCTGGATGAAGGAGCGCGGGCTCGACCTCGCCGACCTGTCGGTCGGCCTCAACACCGACGACATGCGGGCGCCGCCCTTCAAGCAGCTCGCCTTCATGGTCGAGCGCGGCGCGCGGGTCCGGCGCGAGTGCGGCCTGCCCGTCGGCGTGAGCTGGAACCTCGGCGTTCCCGCCGAGGCCGACCGGGTGATCCGGGAGGAGCTGGTCGACCTCGTCTTCATCGGCCGGCCGGCGCTCGCCAACCCGCACTGGCCGGTCTGGGCCGCGCGCGAGCTCGGCCATCCGGACCCGTTCTCCCTCGTGCCGGAGGACTGGGCCTGGTGGCTGCGCAACTTCCGCGCCAGCCCCGACGCCATCGGCTGGCCGCCGGTGCCCGCGCCGTCCGGCCCGGCCGCCTGA
- a CDS encoding DUF3483 domain-containing protein: MTSLMPPTTVFPGLVWAMAALALVQASRRAALWRVGAAAPVAWLHGLARLPRRYLVDVHAIVARDAYASRMHAVVAGGLLAASVLTALAILPPLAQSRAYWLVVALAFAVTAAGAILVGARRYPEKQKRLSAGRFQILPVLLVAYAVGGTLTALLLALGSDGFVVPLALAAAGGLGLAFEVRHGPMRHAAAGALHLVAHPRPGRFEGRPDTALQPLDLDAPRLGAEMPADFTWNRLLSYDACVSCGRCEIACPAFAAGQPLNPKRLIQDLVAGLNPEEPLYAGNPYPGGRGAEGERGPLARLIGPDARIHPDTLWSCTTCRACVEECPMMIEHVDAVVSLRRYQTLERGALPEKAVGPVTELRQAGDPGGRPLAARTDFAAGLDLPLMAERGQADVLLWLGEGAYDLRYGRTLRALVRLLRQANVDFAVLGAEERDTGDLARRLGDEATFQALARENIGTLSKYRFGRIVTADPHALHALRNEYPAFGGHYTVVHHTALLMELIRAGRLSPGRLPDLSVTYHDPCYLARYNGETEAPRAVLDAIGLTRIEMARSGKRAMCCGGGGGAPVSDVPGERRIPDLRMAQAAETGAGIVAVACPSCTAMLEGVTDRKADIRDVAELLLQAVEAGR; encoded by the coding sequence ATGACCAGCCTCATGCCCCCGACCACGGTGTTTCCCGGCCTCGTCTGGGCCATGGCGGCGCTCGCCCTCGTCCAGGCCTCCCGGCGCGCGGCGCTCTGGCGGGTCGGGGCGGCGGCGCCGGTGGCGTGGCTCCACGGCCTCGCCCGGCTGCCGCGCCGCTACCTCGTCGACGTCCACGCTATCGTGGCGCGCGACGCCTACGCCTCCCGGATGCACGCGGTCGTGGCGGGCGGGCTGCTCGCGGCCTCGGTCCTGACGGCGCTGGCGATCCTGCCGCCGCTGGCGCAGTCCCGGGCCTACTGGCTCGTCGTGGCACTGGCCTTCGCGGTCACGGCGGCGGGCGCGATCCTCGTCGGTGCGCGCCGCTACCCCGAGAAGCAGAAGCGCCTCTCGGCCGGGCGCTTCCAGATCCTGCCGGTCCTGCTCGTCGCCTACGCGGTCGGCGGCACGCTCACCGCCCTGCTGCTGGCGCTCGGGAGCGACGGGTTCGTCGTCCCCCTCGCGCTCGCGGCGGCCGGGGGCCTCGGCCTCGCCTTCGAGGTGCGCCACGGGCCGATGCGCCACGCGGCGGCCGGCGCGCTCCACCTCGTCGCCCATCCCCGGCCCGGCCGGTTCGAGGGCCGGCCCGACACCGCGCTCCAGCCCCTCGACCTCGACGCCCCGCGCCTCGGCGCCGAGATGCCGGCCGACTTCACCTGGAACCGTCTCCTCTCCTACGATGCCTGCGTGTCCTGCGGCCGCTGCGAGATCGCCTGCCCGGCCTTCGCCGCCGGCCAGCCGCTCAACCCGAAGCGGCTGATCCAGGACCTCGTCGCCGGCCTCAACCCCGAGGAGCCGCTCTATGCCGGCAACCCCTATCCGGGCGGCCGTGGGGCGGAGGGCGAGCGCGGACCGCTGGCGCGGCTGATCGGCCCCGACGCGCGCATCCACCCGGACACCCTGTGGTCCTGCACCACCTGCCGGGCCTGCGTCGAGGAATGCCCGATGATGATCGAGCACGTCGACGCCGTGGTGTCCTTGCGCCGCTACCAGACGCTCGAGCGCGGGGCGCTGCCCGAGAAGGCGGTCGGCCCGGTGACGGAGCTGCGCCAGGCCGGCGATCCGGGCGGGCGTCCGCTCGCGGCCCGCACCGACTTCGCCGCCGGGCTCGACCTGCCGCTGATGGCCGAAAGGGGTCAGGCGGATGTGCTGCTCTGGCTCGGGGAGGGTGCCTACGACCTGCGCTACGGCCGGACGCTCCGCGCCCTGGTGCGGCTGCTGCGGCAGGCGAACGTGGACTTCGCGGTTCTGGGGGCGGAGGAGCGCGACACCGGCGACCTCGCCCGGCGGCTGGGCGACGAGGCGACCTTCCAGGCGCTGGCGCGGGAGAACATCGGGACCCTGTCGAAGTACCGCTTCGGCCGGATCGTCACCGCCGACCCGCACGCGCTGCATGCGCTCCGCAACGAGTACCCGGCCTTCGGCGGGCACTATACGGTGGTGCACCACACCGCCCTGCTCATGGAGCTGATCCGGGCCGGACGACTCAGCCCCGGGCGCCTGCCGGACCTCTCGGTCACCTATCACGACCCCTGTTACCTCGCCCGCTACAACGGCGAGACCGAGGCGCCCCGCGCCGTGCTCGACGCGATCGGCCTGACCCGGATCGAGATGGCCCGCTCGGGCAAGCGCGCGATGTGCTGCGGCGGCGGCGGCGGCGCGCCGGTGAGCGACGTGCCGGGCGAGCGGCGCATCCCGGACCTGCGCATGGCCCAGGCCGCGGAGACCGGCGCAGGGATCGTGGCGGTGGCCTGCCCGTCCTGCACCGCGATGCTCGAGGGCGTGACCGACCGCAAGGCCGACATTCGCGACGTCGCCGAATTGCTGCTCCAGGCCGTGGAGGCGGGACGATGA
- a CDS encoding aromatic ring-hydroxylating oxygenase subunit alpha — MLDVTPTPLQRLLRERRPGYSLPAPFYLSPEIFEADMEVIFGRHWIYVGVEPDVPEAGDVMVVDVGKASVAIVRDDDDEIRAFHNVCRHRGARLVHEEKSTVGNLVCRYHSWTYDLTGNLIHAEHMGPDFKRGCHGLKPVHIRSLEGLLFICLADEPPADFDEMAARLGPYIAPHNVRNTKVAFQKDIIEPGNWKLTMENNRECYHCGANHPELTVPLFAYGFGFAPEEMDEHDRAEAERYGCLLKTRHGEWEAEGLPSREIDELDTMVTAFRTERLPLDGEGESHTIDTKAACRKLLGDLTNAKLGGLSVWTQPNSWHHFLGDHIVTFSVLPLDAERSLLRTKWLVHKDAVEGVDYDLANLISVWEATNDQDSELVGICQQGARSPAYEPGPYSPNTEMLVEKFCNWYVGRMAAHLGR; from the coding sequence ATGCTCGACGTGACCCCCACTCCGCTGCAGCGCCTCCTGCGCGAGCGCCGTCCCGGTTACAGCCTGCCGGCGCCGTTCTATCTCAGCCCCGAGATCTTCGAGGCCGACATGGAGGTGATCTTCGGCCGGCACTGGATCTATGTCGGCGTCGAGCCCGACGTGCCGGAGGCCGGCGACGTGATGGTCGTCGATGTCGGCAAGGCCTCGGTCGCGATCGTGCGCGACGACGACGACGAGATCCGCGCCTTCCACAACGTCTGCCGGCATCGCGGCGCCCGCCTCGTCCACGAGGAGAAGTCCACGGTCGGCAACCTCGTCTGCCGCTACCATTCCTGGACCTACGACCTCACCGGCAACCTGATCCATGCCGAGCATATGGGTCCGGATTTCAAACGAGGCTGCCACGGCCTGAAGCCCGTGCACATCCGCTCGCTCGAGGGCCTGCTCTTCATCTGCCTCGCCGACGAGCCGCCGGCCGACTTCGACGAGATGGCCGCCCGGCTCGGCCCCTACATCGCGCCCCACAACGTGCGCAACACCAAGGTCGCGTTCCAGAAGGACATCATCGAGCCCGGCAACTGGAAGCTCACGATGGAGAACAACCGCGAGTGCTACCATTGCGGGGCCAACCATCCCGAGCTGACCGTGCCGCTCTTCGCCTACGGCTTCGGCTTCGCGCCCGAGGAGATGGACGAGCACGACCGTGCCGAAGCCGAGCGCTACGGCTGCCTGCTGAAGACCCGCCACGGCGAGTGGGAGGCGGAAGGGCTGCCCTCGCGGGAGATCGACGAGCTCGACACGATGGTCACGGCCTTCCGCACCGAGCGCCTGCCGCTCGACGGCGAGGGCGAATCCCACACCATCGACACCAAGGCCGCCTGCAGGAAGCTGCTGGGCGACCTCACGAACGCCAAGCTCGGCGGCCTCTCGGTCTGGACGCAGCCGAATTCCTGGCACCACTTCCTCGGCGACCACATCGTCACCTTCTCGGTGCTGCCGCTCGATGCCGAGCGCTCGCTCCTGCGCACCAAGTGGCTCGTCCACAAGGACGCGGTCGAGGGCGTCGACTACGACCTCGCCAACCTGATCAGCGTCTGGGAGGCCACCAACGACCAGGACAGCGAGCTCGTCGGCATCTGCCAGCAGGGCGCGCGCTCGCCCGCCTACGAGCCCGGTCCCTACTCGCCGAACACCGAGATGCTCGTGGAAAAGTTCTGCAACTGGTACGTCGGCCGCATGGCCGCGCATCTGGGGCGCTAG
- a CDS encoding MFS transporter, protein MRSPPSLQGSVWRVGLFSLLYLYQGIVAGFALTALANHFAASGTSAAEVGRHLAVVGLPWVAQPLLWGPLVDRAVPFRMGPRRAWLVLSLAGAQACLAGLLLLGPAAGLTAISVVLFLHSLAASLADTATDRMIAGSVPAGELGRTSAATRAGFVIGSAAGTALFAWILEARGFPAAAGALLGLTTPLAAAAVLVREAPGDRFLSLRRGPARGEGPAEERVAWSSFARRLLASFRGRDAAILLALCFAIDLGLALFQVPFAVAMVQVHGWEAGALSRLQALLALLGGTLGAAGIGAYVDRAGPGPALRALLLACAAAFAAAAGLIAAGLEAAAGPVILGLVGVVPALLYVALLPTVLLASRDGRASATQFQIYMAAMNLGDVAGAGAAAPVASVVGPALVALGVAGLFLACARLAPAGTA, encoded by the coding sequence ATGCGTTCGCCGCCGAGCTTGCAGGGATCGGTCTGGCGCGTCGGCCTGTTCTCCCTCCTCTACCTCTACCAGGGCATCGTGGCCGGCTTCGCGCTGACGGCGCTCGCCAACCACTTCGCCGCGTCCGGGACGTCGGCGGCGGAGGTCGGGCGCCATCTCGCGGTCGTCGGGCTGCCCTGGGTCGCGCAGCCGCTGCTCTGGGGCCCGCTGGTCGACCGCGCCGTGCCCTTCCGCATGGGGCCGCGCCGCGCCTGGCTCGTGCTCTCGCTCGCCGGCGCGCAGGCATGCCTGGCGGGTCTCCTCCTCCTCGGCCCCGCCGCGGGCCTGACGGCGATCAGCGTCGTACTGTTCCTGCACAGCCTCGCCGCATCGCTGGCCGACACCGCGACCGACCGCATGATCGCCGGCAGCGTGCCGGCAGGCGAACTGGGGCGGACCAGCGCCGCGACGCGGGCGGGCTTCGTGATCGGCAGCGCCGCCGGAACCGCGCTCTTCGCCTGGATCCTCGAGGCGCGGGGCTTTCCGGCCGCCGCGGGCGCGCTCCTCGGCCTGACCACGCCGCTCGCCGCCGCGGCCGTCCTCGTGCGCGAGGCGCCGGGCGACCGGTTCCTCTCCCTGCGCCGCGGCCCGGCCCGCGGGGAGGGGCCGGCGGAGGAGCGGGTGGCGTGGTCGTCCTTCGCGCGCCGGCTGCTGGCCTCGTTCCGCGGCCGCGACGCGGCGATCCTGCTGGCGTTGTGCTTCGCGATCGATCTCGGGCTCGCGCTGTTCCAGGTCCCCTTCGCCGTCGCGATGGTGCAGGTCCACGGCTGGGAGGCGGGCGCCCTGTCGCGGCTCCAGGCGCTGCTCGCGCTCCTGGGCGGGACGCTCGGCGCGGCGGGGATCGGCGCCTATGTCGATCGCGCCGGGCCGGGGCCGGCGCTTCGCGCCCTGCTGCTTGCCTGCGCGGCGGCGTTCGCGGCGGCGGCGGGGCTGATCGCCGCCGGGCTCGAGGCCGCGGCGGGACCGGTCATCCTGGGCCTCGTCGGCGTCGTGCCGGCACTGCTCTACGTCGCGCTGCTGCCGACGGTGCTGCTGGCGAGCCGCGACGGCCGCGCCTCGGCGACGCAGTTCCAGATCTACATGGCGGCGATGAACCTCGGCGACGTCGCCGGCGCGGGGGCGGCCGCCCCCGTCGCCTCCGTGGTCGGCCCCGCCCTGGTCGCCCTCGGGGTCGCCGGCCTGTTCCTCGCCTGCGCACGCCTCGCCCCCGCCGGAACGGCCTGA
- a CDS encoding electron transfer flavoprotein subunit alpha/FixB family protein, which translates to MTRIRRDPRAERAAIRIAAGLRPRYDRTAIGVAKAAGGRPRRDPRTERTGQRVPGGDRPRFDLGQIARGEAPVLAESRQRPAQAAAPKIVIVEAPAFLVAVVPDAAGGRLSAHDRQVLGAARALAGREGAVALVSTGPCEGAGPAGADRHLALDEAGADPDVRAVRVAAALEELAPRHVLFPESLDGGDLARRVAVRMGANLFDNAEVVAPGGLIRPARGRRVEQRAAPGLLASVAADAIADYAGPPREARPLMVEAAPPAPRPSAIVSAERIPADPATVPLALAEFVTSAGNGLHDLDTFRRLVAALNATPGASRVLCDAGLMPRHAQVGASGTVLAATCYFALGISGAPQHLQGVAGCEHVVAVNTDLHAAMIERAGLAIVQDAQRVMPALLRLLAWDTEARDAQEAGERS; encoded by the coding sequence ATGACCAGGATCCGCCGCGATCCGCGCGCCGAGCGGGCGGCGATCCGGATCGCCGCCGGCCTCCGGCCCCGCTACGACCGGACCGCCATCGGGGTGGCGAAGGCCGCGGGCGGGCGCCCGCGCCGCGATCCCCGGACCGAGCGCACGGGCCAGCGCGTCCCGGGAGGCGACCGCCCCCGCTTCGACCTCGGCCAGATCGCCCGCGGCGAGGCTCCGGTCCTCGCCGAGAGCCGGCAGCGGCCGGCACAGGCGGCGGCACCGAAGATCGTCATCGTCGAGGCGCCCGCCTTCCTGGTCGCAGTCGTGCCCGACGCGGCCGGCGGGCGCCTGTCGGCCCACGATCGCCAGGTCCTGGGCGCCGCCCGGGCGCTCGCCGGGCGCGAGGGTGCGGTCGCCCTCGTCTCGACCGGCCCCTGCGAGGGGGCGGGGCCGGCCGGCGCCGACCGTCACCTCGCCCTCGACGAGGCGGGCGCCGACCCCGACGTCCGGGCCGTCCGGGTCGCGGCGGCGCTCGAGGAACTGGCGCCGCGCCACGTCCTGTTCCCCGAATCCCTCGACGGCGGCGACCTCGCCCGCCGGGTCGCGGTGCGGATGGGCGCGAACCTGTTCGACAACGCCGAGGTGGTCGCCCCCGGCGGCCTGATCCGCCCGGCCCGCGGGCGCCGGGTCGAGCAGCGGGCGGCGCCGGGCCTCCTCGCCAGCGTGGCGGCGGACGCGATCGCCGACTATGCCGGGCCACCCCGCGAGGCGCGGCCGCTGATGGTTGAGGCTGCGCCGCCCGCACCGCGGCCTTCCGCGATCGTGTCGGCCGAGCGCATCCCGGCCGACCCGGCCACGGTGCCGCTCGCGCTCGCCGAGTTCGTGACCTCGGCCGGCAACGGCCTCCACGACCTCGACACCTTCCGGCGGCTCGTCGCGGCCCTCAACGCCACGCCGGGCGCCAGCCGCGTCCTGTGCGATGCCGGGCTGATGCCGCGCCACGCCCAGGTCGGCGCCTCGGGCACGGTGCTCGCCGCGACCTGCTACTTCGCGCTCGGCATCTCCGGCGCGCCGCAGCACCTCCAGGGCGTGGCCGGCTGCGAGCACGTGGTCGCGGTCAACACCGACCTGCACGCCGCGATGATCGAGCGGGCCGGGCTCGCGATCGTGCAGGACGCCCAGCGGGTGATGCCGGCGCTGCTGCGGTTGCTGGCCTGGGACACCGAAGCGCGGGACGCGCAGGAAGCGGGAGAGCGCTCGTGA
- a CDS encoding NADH:flavin oxidoreductase, translating to MIANADALLKPLTIKGLTIRNRVMSTSHAPGYGRDGKPQERYQLYHAEKAKGGIGLTMFGGSSSVAPDSPAAPWNQISVADDSVIPYFRQFADRVHEHGGKLMIQLTHMGRRTKWDTEHWLPTISPSPRREPASRTIPKEMEEEDIARVVKSFAEAARRCREGGLDGCEVSAAHGHLIDQFWSPSVNRRTDKYGGSLENRMRFGIEVLEAMRAAAGDDYVIGIRMSGDEMIADGLSQDDCVTIAAEYAKRGLVDFLNVLGGQARDHIAHAISLPNMSFPVAPFLFLPSAIKREVDVPVFHAQRVTDLATAARAVAEGHVDMVAMTRAHIADPHLVKKLSEGRADDIRQCVGAGYCIDRIYVGGDALCIQNAATGREATMPHEIRKADRRRRVVVIGAGPGGLEAARVCAERGHAVVLFEKSGQAGGQIGLAAKAGWREAMSGIPRWLVAQATKLGVDLRLDTEATEAMVLAETPDVVIVATGGTPSRGHAKGADQHAVTTAEVLAGAVEPTGSVLLYDEMGQHNASSVAELLAKRGCLVEIATHDRMVAEEVGTTNQPIHLRELYKLGVVMTPNMELIEIYPEGNRFVAALRNTMTDAEEERLVDRIVVDHGTLPVEGLYHALKPASVNHGQTDQDAMLRGEPQPYDLSKGYALYRIGDAVAGRNIHAAIYDALRLCKDL from the coding sequence GTGATCGCCAATGCCGACGCGCTCTTGAAGCCGCTCACCATCAAGGGCCTCACCATCCGCAACCGGGTGATGTCGACGAGCCACGCGCCGGGCTACGGCCGCGACGGCAAACCCCAGGAGCGCTACCAGCTCTACCACGCCGAGAAGGCGAAGGGCGGCATCGGGCTGACCATGTTCGGCGGCTCCTCCTCGGTCGCCCCCGACAGCCCGGCCGCGCCCTGGAACCAGATCTCGGTCGCCGACGATTCGGTGATCCCGTACTTCCGGCAATTCGCCGACCGCGTGCACGAGCACGGCGGCAAATTGATGATCCAGCTCACCCATATGGGCCGGCGCACGAAGTGGGACACCGAGCACTGGCTGCCCACGATCTCGCCCTCGCCCCGGCGCGAGCCGGCCTCCCGCACCATCCCGAAGGAGATGGAGGAGGAGGACATTGCCCGGGTGGTGAAGAGCTTCGCCGAGGCCGCGCGCCGCTGCCGCGAGGGCGGGCTCGACGGCTGCGAGGTCTCGGCCGCCCACGGCCACCTGATCGACCAGTTCTGGTCGCCGAGCGTCAACCGGCGCACCGACAAGTACGGCGGCAGCCTCGAGAACCGGATGCGCTTCGGCATCGAGGTGCTGGAGGCGATGCGGGCGGCGGCCGGCGACGACTACGTCATCGGCATCCGCATGTCCGGCGACGAGATGATCGCCGACGGCCTGTCCCAGGACGACTGCGTGACGATCGCGGCGGAGTACGCGAAGCGCGGCCTCGTCGATTTCTTGAACGTGCTCGGCGGCCAGGCGCGCGACCACATCGCCCACGCGATCTCGCTGCCCAACATGTCGTTCCCGGTGGCCCCCTTCCTGTTCCTGCCGAGCGCGATCAAGCGCGAGGTCGACGTGCCGGTCTTCCACGCCCAGCGCGTCACGGACCTGGCGACGGCCGCCCGCGCCGTCGCGGAGGGTCACGTCGACATGGTGGCGATGACCCGCGCCCACATCGCCGACCCGCACCTCGTGAAGAAGCTCTCCGAGGGCCGGGCGGACGACATCCGCCAATGCGTCGGCGCCGGCTACTGCATCGACCGGATCTACGTCGGCGGCGACGCGCTCTGCATCCAGAACGCCGCCACCGGCCGGGAGGCAACGATGCCGCACGAGATCCGCAAGGCGGATCGGCGCCGGCGCGTCGTGGTGATCGGGGCCGGGCCCGGCGGGCTCGAGGCGGCCCGGGTCTGCGCCGAGCGCGGCCACGCGGTGGTGCTGTTCGAGAAGAGCGGCCAGGCGGGCGGCCAGATCGGGCTCGCGGCCAAGGCCGGCTGGCGCGAGGCGATGTCGGGCATCCCGCGCTGGCTCGTGGCTCAAGCGACGAAGCTCGGGGTGGACCTCAGGCTCGACACCGAGGCCACCGAGGCCATGGTGCTGGCCGAGACACCCGACGTCGTCATCGTGGCGACCGGCGGCACGCCCTCCCGCGGCCACGCCAAGGGCGCCGACCAGCACGCCGTCACCACCGCCGAGGTTCTCGCCGGCGCCGTGGAACCCACCGGCTCGGTGCTGCTCTACGACGAGATGGGCCAGCACAACGCCTCGTCGGTCGCCGAATTGCTCGCCAAGCGCGGCTGCCTCGTCGAGATCGCCACCCACGACCGCATGGTGGCGGAGGAGGTCGGCACCACCAACCAGCCGATCCACCTGCGCGAGCTCTACAAGCTCGGCGTCGTGATGACGCCGAACATGGAGCTGATCGAGATCTACCCCGAGGGCAACCGTTTCGTCGCGGCGCTCCGCAACACCATGACCGACGCCGAGGAGGAGCGCCTCGTCGACCGCATCGTGGTCGATCACGGCACCCTGCCGGTCGAGGGGCTCTACCACGCCCTGAAGCCGGCATCGGTCAACCACGGCCAGACCGACCAGGACGCGATGCTGCGCGGCGAGCCCCAGCCCTACGACCTCTCGAAGGGCTACGCCCTCTACCGCATCGGCGACGCGGTGGCCGGCCGCAACATCCACGCGGCGATCTACGATGCGTTGAGGTTGTGCAAGGACCTGTGA